One window of the Colletotrichum destructivum chromosome 4, complete sequence genome contains the following:
- a CDS encoding Putative Rab-GAP-TBC domain-containing protein, whose translation MDSEPPSLPLERSVSQHSATSMRSARSSTVRAKRSKLNSQPSSSASSIAASEDKSLTSFPSIPPDSPRADHAFPLDEEAPEPEPPATVRKISDTRPGPISLMGGLTGASSAEQAARDALFEDSPISTHKIPGALHHADDEHIGRLIARHGAVALVRQVATDLAQRDAQIAQLRRKTDERERALRKIILECGLSNLDLETRLRAVESEVKTSRPGNRRNESGLSDLMSDAMQDTVIYNVFGQTDINDGTIRASNLATPSNSDGRGTARGWKDYLWGGTSRKSSVPSSVNGDDSRPATVVRAQSSADRRPGLQDDLFCPPSEGVPPESVPPRTPSRASSIQSGPPGSRKVSTSVAASLMRLVAGGAINTREGGPNRGRSNSATQPQSTPRASSTSSAKTSQSSRAVSTQGGPKALMAMRRTGTTTNATPAPATPRTQPQERWDTMVNSPTNAASNRQESYGPVEMDAILPPETQPPTLTHIYNNYVGTEYLTDRFGFIYDQRRKKRQREAAQMARRFKQGSRTEMLSNGRSELASPMIEEEEEVPSPMSGEERPDSPSSTEERAGEGRPKKWQDYLKLATFPTELLSHTPALSAPSLEVLEGGDLGMKSPGLIAADERGFVPIASTTTSVIDSEATPPVDKDAAAGMVVRDDTEPVKLLLQHMGELHDSLQREKAARWNEFLRKVRAERKRDGEAAAAAAAALAEARYERPAMNLPEAALADGELIGITALGIKGKVGRAKRTELRNLVLGGIPVNLRAKVWSECSGATALRIPGYYQDIIARSDKDDDPLAVTQIEMDINRTLTDNIFFRKGPGVAKLKEVLKAYARRNPEVGYCQGMNLIVANLLLIMPSAEDAFWILTSIIENILPSGYYDHFLLASRADQQVLRQYVAEVLPKLSQHLDDLGIELEALTFQWFLSVFTDCLCAEALFRVWDVVLCMNDGSTFLFQVALALLKLNEPQLLQCDTPASVYTYINRQMTNHAISIDNMIKASDGLRKEVKREDVEARRDKAIQAEKDAARQRDEMNTAKKSSKANSNGNGHGGGHVESEAAVPESGSDVETPMPVEQEEQT comes from the coding sequence ATGGACTCCGAGCCgccttcccttcctctcgAGCGCTCCGTCTCGCAACATAGCGCAACGTCCATGAGGAGCGCCCGATCCTCCACCGTACGAGCCAAACGATCAAAACTAAATTCCCAGCCGTCAAGCTCCGCaagctccatcgccgcctccgaggACAAGTCCCTGACGAgcttcccctccatcccccccgACTCACCCAGGGCCGACCACGCCTTTcccctggacgaggaggccccGGAGCCTGAACCCCCGGCAACCGTCCGCAAGATCTCCGACACCAGGCCCGGTCCCATCTCCTTGATGGGCGGCCTGACCGGCGCCTCCTCTGCTGAACAGGCTGCCCGCGACGCCCTGTTCGAGGACTCGCCCATCTCGACCCACAAGATTCCCGGCGCCCTGCACCATGCTGATGACGAGCATATCGGGCGTCTGATCGCGAggcacggcgccgtcgccctggTCAGACAGGTTGCGACCGATCTGGCCCAGCGCGACGCCCAGATTGCCCAGCTGCGGAGGAAGACAgacgaaagagagagggctTTGCGCAAAATCATCCTGGAATGCGGCCTCTccaacctcgacctcgagacAAGGCTCAGGGCCGTTGAGAGTGAGGTCAAGACCTCCCGTCCAGGTAACCGTCGCAATGAGAGCGGCCTGTCCGATCTCATGAGCGATGCAATGCAGGATACCGTCATCTACAACGTCTTTGGTCAGACCGATATCAATGACGGCACCATCCGCGCCAGCAACCTCGCTACACCCTCCAACTCCGACGGAAGAGGAACGGCGAGAGGCTGGAAAGATTATCTTTGGGGCGGAACGAGCAGGAAGAGCAGCGTTCCGAGTagcgtcaacggcgacgatTCGAGGCCCGCCACCGTCGTAAGAGCACAGTCGAGTGCCGACAGGCGGCCCGGCCTGCAAGACGATCTCTTCTGTCCGCCCAGCGAGGGTGTCCCCCCCGAGAGCGTCCCGCCAAGAACCCCGAGCCGGGCGTCTAGCATCCAGTCTGGCCCGCCCGGTTCACGCAAAGTATCGACCTCGGTCGCGGCCAGCCTCATGAGACTCGTGGCTGGAGGTGCCATCAATACGCGCGAGGGTGGCCCCAATCGCGGAAGGTCCAACAGTGCTACCCAGCCGCAGTCGACACCGCGAGCGTCTTCGACTTCGAGTGCCAAGACCTCCCAGTCTAGCAGAGCAGTCTCGACGCAGGGCGGCCCGAAGGCACTCATGGCTATGCGCCGGACGGGAACAACCACGAATGCTACCCCGGCTCCCGCCACTCCCAGGACCCAGCCGCAGGAGAGGTGGGACACCATGGTGAATAGCCCGACGAACGCCGCCTCCAACCGACAGGAGAGCTACGGCCCCGTCGAGATGGATGCGATCCTGCCGCCTGAGACTCAGCCTCCGACCCTGACGCATATTTACAACAACTACGTCGGCACCGAGTATCTCACTGACCGCTTCGGCTTCATCTATGACCAACGTAGGAAGAAAAGGCAGCGTGAAGCTGCACAGATGGCCCGCCGCTTCAAGCAGGGCAGCCGCACTGAGATGCTTTCCAACGGCCGATCGGAATTGGCCTCGCCAATGatcgaggaagaggaggaggttcCGAGCCCCATGAGCGGCGAGGAGCGGCCAGATAGCCCGTCTTCAACCGAGGAACGCGCAGGCGAGGGCAGGCCTAAGAAGTGGCAAGATTATCTCAAGCTAGCGACGTTCCCGACCGAGCTCTTGTCTCACACCCCAGCCCTCAGCGCGCCCTCTctcgaggtgctcgaggGGGGCGATCTGGGGATGAAGTCGCCTGGACTCATCGCTGCCGACGAACGGGGCTTCGTTCCCATCGCGAGCACGACAACCTCCGTTATCGACAGCGAGGCGACACCTCCCGTTGACAAGGACGCGGCTGCCGGGATGGTAGTCAGGGATGATACGGAGCCGGTGAAGTTGCTGCTCCAGCATATGGGCGAGCTGCACGACTCCTTGCAGAGGGAAAAGGCTGCTCGCTGGAACGAGTTCTTGCGCAAGGTGAGAGCCGAGAGAAAGCGAGATGGGGaggccgctgctgccgccgctgccgcccttgccgaggCCCGTTATGAGCGCCCGGCCATGAACCTACCTGAAGCTGcccttgccgacggcgagctgaTTGGAATCACCGCCCTCGGGATCAAGGGCAAGGTCGGACGTGCCAAGAGGACCGAGCTTCGGAACCTGGTCCTCGGTGGAATCCCCGTCAATTTGCGTGCCAAAGTCTGGTCTGAGTGCTCTGGCGCAACCGCCCTGCGCATTCCGGGATACTACCAAGACATCATTGCTCGGTcggacaaggacgacgacccgCTGGCAGTGACCCAGATCGAGATGGACATCAACCGCACCCTGACAGACAACATTTTCTTCCGCAAAGGACCGGGCGTGGCGAAGCTCAAGGAGGTCCTCAAGGCCTATGCACGTCGAAACCCCGAGGTCGGTTACTGCCAGGGCATGAATCTCATTGTAGCCAACCTGCTGTTGATTATGCCGTCGGCAGAGGACGCCTTTTGGATTCTGACCAGCATTATCGAGAACATCCTGCCGTCGGGGTACTACGACCATTTCCTCCTTGCATCGCGCGCCGACCAGCAAGTCCTACGCCAGTATGTGGCGGAAGTACTCCCGAAGCTGTCGCAGCATCTGGAcgacctcggcatcgagctcgaggcaCTCACGTTCCAGTGGTTCCTCAGTGTCTTCACTGACTGCCTCTGCGCCGAGGCTCTCTTCCGCGTCTGGGACGTTGTGCTTTGCATGAATGACGGAAGCACCTTTTTGTTCCAGGTGGCGCTCGCGCTGCTCAAGCTCAACGAGCCGCAGCTCCTGCAGTGCGACACGCCGGCGAGCGTGTACACTTACATCAATCGCCA